TATACCTTTTACACTAGCTATTAACATTATTAAACTTTTGAAAACAATGGAGCCAcaaaaaaactaaattaaaaactTTTATGTTATTAGCTTTCTTTTTATACGGAAAAAACCATGAACAAAACCGAAAAAATTAGTAGGGAAAAgaagaaagaataaaaaatacTTGCTGCTTGTCCAAAAATTTGAAGGATTCAAACTTCTTTTGTAGCTCTAAAGAAAGCTAGAAAATGCCATATGGAGAGGGAAGCAGAGCATCGCTTTTGAGAGGGAAGAAAAATGAGTATAAGGGAGATCAGAGAAAAAAGTGTGTCGCTTCAAAAAAATATGTACCATGAAAGAATGCTGCAACACCAATATGGTGCAGGAAAAGGAAGACTAACGCTAACTTTAAAAAAAACACTATAATCACAACTATTTTAGGTAATCTCATGCTTGACAAAATCATCACTTTTGGCATGCAAAACAAAAAGTCTATACATTTCAAGATACATCAAATAATTGAGAACATAATAATACTGCAAAAAAATAGAATCAGTACCTGATATGAAGTACTAATCTACTCATATCTCTGGTACAAATAAAAATTCACCCTTAAATTATCATGATGTTTAAGTTAGAAAAACATTACAATTTTTTATATGTTGAATAGTATCAACTAAAGTTTTCATAGAAAGCATATGCAACCAGATGTTGCGGTGGTTTTCCAACTTTCGTCATTTCAAATCTAGGTTCCTTGTCATTTGAATTTCTTTGGTTTTTGGTTGCAATGTCAAAATCAAAACCTGTTAAAAGGGAATTTGTTTAGTCGCTAAAGCTGTGAATGATATAAAAAGAAAGTGAACAAGAGACTACCAGACCAGGAAATTATTAAAGAATACAGTAACTAAGACTATGAAAATATAAACACAATACAAATtaaaaatcataataaaaaaaattagtatataCCAATGACTAGTTTTCACTGTCATGTCATGGTTATTGAAGAGGGGATGTATTTTCGTGTTTGATAACTGCAGCTTTTGCTTTTGTCCATGCGCTTGTAATTCCTTCAACGAGTCGAGTGATTTAAACTAAATAAGAAGGGTAAAAACACTTACAATCAGATCCAATTTGACAAAAATCAAAAGAAGCTGGCATTAACATCTCAAATGGGCTCTAGATCAAGGATATACGTACAAATAAAATGGGTCTGAGGGAGGCAgatcagagaaagaaaaatgggTACGAGGGAGGAGGCTGGGTTTTGAGAGGGAAGTGAGGCAGAGAACGTGTGGGAGAGAGAaagaatataataataataataataaaagatatatacatatatatgtacaTAAAGAAACGTAAAAGGCTCTGATcacttttaataataatatatatatatatatatatatatagggcaaTTCTACAATCCTCAGTTGGATTTGAAGGTTTTAGTCCTTCATCAAATCTAAGCTGCCCGATTGTTGATGGACGGTAAGATTGAGACGCAATATTGACAATGTGTTAAAATACACATATACCCCTTCATACCCCTTAGCAACCGGCTACGTGTTTCACTTTCACATATACCCCTTGACAGACTACAAGAGGAGAGATCTGAAGAATGTAAAGGTGGCCTCAAATGACTCCAGAGACATGCTACCCCGTTCAGGAGGATGTAAAAACAGAGTTAGCTGAGTAACTATCCAAAATAAAGGTGGCAGAATCAGAAGATTTCACTAAGCCAGTAAAGTTAGAGAAAGATGAGCAAGTACCGAACTTCGGACAATACGGTGTTCAAAATAAGACGTTTCCCATGCAAGCTCTCACAAAATGTGATGGTCTTCGATGCTCCCAAAGAAAAGATCATTGTTCTGTTTCTATATACATAATGCATGTATGGGCTTGTCAAATATGTCTAGATCTGGTTTCAACCATTTACCTTGGAGTGGTTTAACCTTTTAAAACTATCAATAGACTGTTCCTCAACAGTTTTTCTTGTAATGTGCAGAAGAAGATGAGGGTTTGGAGAAAACAACTGCTTCAAAAGAACCAGGCATTGTTGCATAGACTCAGACGTAAAGGATCCTCAAACTTGTAGCTTGTATGGTCcctatatatatacttatatatatatatataaataataactgATGCATTACAAAGCTTTATCATGAAGCCATTTGTTTAGAAAATGATGGTTAAGATAcgtgcttttatttttttttcccttttttcgaATTGTGTTTTCAAAATTGATATCCTTGTATTAGTTTTCCATTTCATGTCAACCGCAACAGTCACTCAACGTCGATGACAATGACGACGACGACGACAACAACAACTTTGAACCCCACTCAGGTGGGGGCTTTGATCTCATCTCGGGTCATCATCAAAACTCCGGTGATATGGCCTCACGCTGCCCCAGAGGCCGACCACCTAGCTCGATGAACAAGCCAAAGTCATCGATGATCATCACACGAGAGAGCGCAAACACTCTCCGGGCCCACATCTTGGAGGTCGGAAGCTGCTGCAACGTCTTTGACTTTGTCGCCACCTATGCCCGGAAGCGGCAGCGTGGGATTTGTGTCCTTAGCAGAAGCGGCACCGTCACCAACATCACGTTTCGGCAGCTCGCCGCAGCCGGATTCGTGGTGACCCTCCACGGAAGGTTCGAGATAATTTCCCTTTCAGGATCGTTCTTGCCCTCGCCTGCGCCACCGGGCGCCACCAGCCTCACTGTATTTTTGGCCGGTGGACAAGGTCAGGTGGTTGGTGGGAATGTTGTTGGAGCCTTAATTGCAGCCGGTTCGGCCATTGTGATAGCTTCCTCTTTCACGAACGTGGCATATGACTCATTTTTTGTTACATTTTACTCATTTCATGTTACGTAATATATCATTTTAATTACATAGCTGCAAATAAAAATTTACGTAGCTAATATTGTAAATAAGTTTCAACTTCATACTAAAATGACCATACAACCC
This genomic interval from Humulus lupulus chromosome 8, drHumLupu1.1, whole genome shotgun sequence contains the following:
- the LOC133795664 gene encoding AT-hook motif nuclear-localized protein 23-like; translated protein: MDDYKRRDLKNVKVASNDSRDMLPRSGGCKNRFSISCQPQQSLNVDDNDDDDDNNNFEPHSGGGFDLISGHHQNSGDMASRCPRGRPPSSMNKPKSSMIITRESANTLRAHILEVGSCCNVFDFVATYARKRQRGICVLSRSGTVTNITFRQLAAAGFVVTLHGRFEIISLSGSFLPSPAPPGATSLTVFLAGGQGQVVGGNVVGALIAAGSAIVIASSFTNVAYDSFFVTFYSFHVT